The following proteins are encoded in a genomic region of Microtus ochrogaster isolate Prairie Vole_2 chromosome 5, MicOch1.0, whole genome shotgun sequence:
- the Adamts8 gene encoding A disintegrin and metalloproteinase with thrombospondin motifs 8, with the protein MLRDPTAARWPPLLLLLLLQLPPPPLVCGAPAEPGSGSQASELLVPTRLPGSTSELAFHLSAFGQGFVLRLAPDASFLAPEFKIERLGGSGAATGGEPGLRGCFFSGTVNGERDSLAAVSLCRGLSGSFLLAGEEFTIQPQGAGDSLDQPHRLQRWGPGQRREDPGLAAAEVFPLPQGLEWEVEMGKGQGPDRSDNEEDREQDKEGFRKETKDSSELPPPLRFKTRSKRFVSEARFVETLLVADASMASFYGTDLQNHILTVMAMAARIYKHPSIRNSINLVVVKVLIVEEEGWGPEVSDNGGLTLRNFCSWQRRFNKPSDRHPEHYDTAILFTRQNFCGKGEQCDTLGMADVGTICDPNKSCSVIKDEGLQAAYTLAHELGHVLSMPHDDSKPCVRLFGPMGKYHMMAPFFIHVNKTLPWSPCSAVYLTELLDDGHGDCLLDAPTSVLPLPTGLPGHSTLYELDEQCKQIFGPDFRHCPNTSVEDICVQLWCRHRDSDEPVCHTKNGSLLWADGTPCGPEHLCLHGSCVLKEEVENPKAVVDGDWGPWGPWGECSRTCGGGIQFSNRECDNPVPHNGGRFCLGERVKYQSCNTEECPPNGKSFREQQCEKYNAYNHTDLDGNFLQWVPKYSGVSPRDRCKLFCRARGRSEFKVFEAKVIDGTLCGPDTLSICVRGQCVKAGCDHVVNSPKKLDKCGVCGGKGTTCRKVSGSFTPYSYGYNDIVTIPAGATNIDVKQRSHPGVRNDGSYLALKTANGQYLLNGNLAISAIEQDILMKGTILKYSGSMATLERLQSFQALPEPLTVQLLTVSGEVFHPKVKYTFFVPNDMDFSAQNSKERATTNIIQSLPHAEWVLGDWSECPSTCGGGWHRRTVECRDPSGQASDTCDEALKPEDAKPCGSQPCPL; encoded by the exons ATGCTCCGCGACCCCACCGCCGCCCGGTGGCCgcccctcctgctgctgctgctcttgcagctGCCGCCGCCGCCACTTGTCTGCGGCGCCCCGGCAGAGCCAGGAAGCGGGTCGCAGGCCTCGGAGTTACTGGTGCCCACGCGGTTGCCGGGCAGCACGAGCGAGCTCGCCTTCCACCTGTCCGCCTTCGGCCAGGGCTTCGTGCTGCGCCTGGCGCCTGACGCCAGCTTTCTGGCGCCCGAGTTCAAGATCGAGCGTCTCGGGGGCTCGGGCGCTGCGACCGGGGGCGAGCCAGGGTTGCGCGGTTGCTTCTTCTCTGGCACAGTGAATGGGGAGCGAGATTCGCTGGCTGCGGTGAGCCTGTGTCGCGGGCTAAGCGGCTCATTCTTGCTGGCAGGCGAGGAGTTCACCATCCAGCCACAAGGCGCTGGGGACTCCCTGGACCAGCCTCACCGCCTGCAGCGCTGGGGACCGGGGCAGCGCCGGGAGGACCCCGGGCTCGCTGCCGCTGAagtctttcccctccctcaaggACTCGagtgggaggtggagatgggtaAGGGACAAGGACCGGATAGAAGTGACAACGAAGAGGACAGGGAGCAGGACAAAGAGGGGTTTCGCAAAGAGACAAAAGACTCCAGCGAACTGCCACCACCCTTAAGATTCAAAACTAGGAGCAAACGGTTTGTGTCCGAGGCTCGCTTCGTGGAAACACTGCTGGTGGCTGATGCGTCCATGGCTTCCTTCTATGGGACCGACCTGCAG AACCACATCCTCACAGTGATGGCAATGGCAGCCCGAATCTACAAGCATCCAAGCATCAGAAACTCCATCAACCTCGTGGTGGTAAAAGTGCTGATAGTGGAAGAGGAAGGCTGGGGCCCCGAGGTGTCGGACAACGGTGGGCTCACCCTGCGCAACTTCTGCAGCTGGCAGCGGCGCTTCAACAAGCCCAGCGACCGCCACCCGGAGCATTATGACACCGCCATTTTGTTCACCAGACAG AACTTCTGTGGGAAGGGTGAGCAATGTGATACCCTGGGGATGGCAGACGTCGGCACCATCTGTGACCCCAACAAGAGCTGCTCCGTGATCAAGGACGAGGGACTGCAGGCAGCCTACACTCTGGCCCATGAGCTAG ggCACGTTCTCAGCATGCCCCACGACGATTCAAAGCCCTGTGTGAGACTGTTTGGGCCCATGGGCAAGTACCACATGATGGCGCCATTCTTCATCCACGTGAACAAGACGCTGCCCTGGTCTCCCTGCAGTGCTGTATACCTCACGGAGCTCCTGGATGACGGTCACG GAGATTGTCTCCTGGATGCCCCCACCTcggtcctgcccctccccacgGGCCTCCCAGGCCACAGCACCCTCTATGAGCTGGACGAACAGTGCAAGCAGATCTTTGGGCCCGACTTCCGCCACTGCCCCAACACCTCTGTGGAGGACATCTGTGTGCAGCTCTGGTGCCGCCATCGGGATAGTGATGAGCCTGTTTGCCACACAAAGAATGGCAGCCTGCTCTGGGCAGACGGAACACCCTGTGGTCCTGAGCACCTGTGTCTGCATGGCAGCTGCGTGCTCAAGGAGGAAGTGGAGAATCCCAAG GCCGTGGTAGATGGAGACTGGGGTCCATGGGGACCCTGGGGAGAATGTTCTCGCACCTGTGGAGGAGGAATACAGTTTTCCAACCGTGAGTGTGACAATCCAGTGCCTCATAACGGAGGAAGGTTTTGCCTGGGTGAGAGAGTCAAGTACCAGTCCTGCAACACAGAGGAGTGTCCACCAAATG GCAAAAGCTTCAGGGAGCAGCAGTGCGAGAAATACAATGCCTACAACCACACTGATCTGGATGGGAATTTCCTGCAGTGGGTCCCCAAATATTCAGGAGTGTCCCCCCGGGACCGATGCAAGCTGTTCTGCAGAGCCCGGGGGAGGAGTGAGTTCAAAGTGTTTGAAGCCAAG gtGATCGACGGCACTCTGTGTGGGCCGGATACTCTGTCCATCTGTGTCCGGGGGCAATGTGTTAAGGCTGGCTGTGACCATGTGGTGAACTCACCTAAGAAGCTGGACAAATGTGGGGTGTGTGGAGGCAAAGGCACTACCTGTAGGAAGGTCTCCGGTTCTTTCACCCCCTACAG TTATGGCTACAATGACATTGTCACCATCCCAGCTGGTGCCACGAACATTGATGTGAAACAACGGAGTCACCCCGGGGTCCGGAATGACGGCAGCTACCTAGCACTGAAGACAGCCAACGGGCAGTACCTGCTCAATGGCAACCTGGCCATCTCTGCCATAGAGCAGGACATCTTGATGAAGGGGACCATCCTAAAGTACAGTGGTTCCATGGCTACCCTGGAGAGACTGCAGAGCTTCCAGGCCCTGCCAGAGCCACTCACCGTACAACTCCTGACGGTGTCTGGCGAGGTCTTTCACCCCAAAGTAAAATACACCTTCTTTGTTCCCAATGACATGGACTTCAGCGCACAGAATAGCAAAGAGAGAGCAACCACCAACATCATCCAGTCGCTGCCCCATGCGGAGTGGGTGCTCGGGGATTGGTCTGAATGTCCCAGCACTTGTGGAGGCGGCTGGCATCGGCGGACTGTGGAGTGCAGGGACCCCTCAGGCCAGGCCTCTGACACCTGCGATGAGGCTCTGAAACCTGAAGATGCTAAGCCCTGTGGAAGCCAGCCATGTCCCTTATGA